The window TTGCAGGAAATGGCCATGGAAGTCGCCACCGACCGCTTTCGCCGGTTCCAGCCGGGCTTGCAGCCGATAGCGAATGTCGCCACTGGCGAAATCGCGGTCGCGCGGCAGCATCGACATCTGGATGCCGCGGGCGATATCCAGTTCGCTCTGCAGTTTCTGCTGTTCGGCGGCGTAACGACCGATCTCGTCCAGTTGCTGGCGGATCGAATCGCGGGCACGCTCCAGCGCACGCGCCATCACCCCGACCTCGTCACCACGCGTGTCATGCGGCACCGGCCAGTCGAACTCGCCGTTGGCGAAGTGACCCGCACTGGTGGTGAGCTCGGTCAACGGCACGGTGATCCGTCGCGCCAGCCGCAACACCGCCAATGCAGCAAGCAGCGCGACCAGTCCGCCGATCAGTCCGAGCATGCGCATCGCGCTGTCCAACCCCGACAGCATCGCGCCCCGACCAAGCGAGAGCTGCAGGGTCCAGCCGCTCTCCCCGACTGGTTGCAGCACCGAGTAGCGCACCAGGCTGCTGCGCGGATCAGAATGCGTGAACTGCAGCGCGCGTTGTTGCGCCCGTGCCGCTTCCATCGGGGCGAGGTCGTTGCGGCCAGCGCTCGCGATGTAGCCCGGCAGATCGTGTGCGAAGGCGATGCCGCGCTCGGGATGCACGGCAATGGTGCCTTCGGGCGCAAACAGCGCGGTGCGCTGGCCGGCGACCATGCGCAACGATTCCAGCGACGACGACAGCGCCTGCACCGGCACGTCCAGGCTGACCATGCCGATGCGCCTCGCGTCGCGGTCGCGCAGCGGCAGGTTGAGCGTGGTCATGTAGCGCCCGCCGGCGGTCTCGTTGAAGTACGGCTCCGACCACCATGGTGCAGTCGCCTGCAAGGTGCGCTGGTACCACTCACGGCCGGCCAGGTCGTAGCCATCGGCCAGCAGGTCGCGGTCGGGTACGCCGCGCGCAGCGATTCCGACGTACTGCGCCAGCGGCGCGCGGTCGGCCAGCACGCCCGGTTCCAGCGCGACCAGGCCGCCCACCGTGGCCGGGTTGGCGTCGAGCATCGCCTCCATCGCCTCCAGCAATTCGGCGCGGGTCAGGGTCACTCGATTGCTGAGTTCGATCATCGCCTCGCCGGAGACCCTCACCGAGCGCATGGTCGCGTCCAGCCGATCCGCCGCCTGCCGCGCCTCGTAACGCGTACGCGCCTCGGCATCGGCGATCACTCGCTCGCGTGCGGCGTAAAACGCGGTGGCGAACCCGGCCAGCAGCAGCAACGCCAGCAGCAGGCCCACCCAGAGCATCAGCCGCGTGCGCAGGCTGGCATGCCAGGGCACGCGCACATCCGCCGAGGAGGCGGGTGGCGCGGCCGGCATGGGCATGGGTTCCATCGCCGCAGCGTCCGATGCCCCCTTGCCCGCGTCAAGCGTCCGGCGCGGGCCTGCGTGACCTACGGCTCGGTATGGCCGGCCCGCTGGGCTAAACTTCGGCCGATGAACCCGAATTACCTCGATTTCGAACAGCCCATCGCCGACCTGGAAGCGAAGATCCAGGAACTCCGGCATGCGAGCAACGGCCCGGCGGTGAACGTCGACGCCGAAGTCCACACGCTGAAGGAAAAGCTGCGCAAGCGCACTGCGACCATCTTTCGCGACCTCACCCCGTGGCAGGTCTCGCAGCTGGCCCGGCATCCGGCGCGGCCGTACACGCTGGATTACCTGCGGGTGATCTGCGACGAATTCGAAGAGCTCGCCGGCGATCGTGCCTTCGCCGACGACAACGCGATCGTTGGCGGACTTGCGCGCATCGACGGCCGCCCGGTCATGGTCATCGGCCATGAGAAGGGCCGCGACACCAAGGCCAAGGTCCGCCGCAACTTCGGCATGCCCAAGCCCGAGGGCTACCGCAAGGCGCTGCGGCTGATGAAGATGGCCGAGCGCTTCGGCCTGCCGATCCTCACCTTCATCGACACCGCCGGCGCCTGGCCGGGAATCGATGCCGAAGAACGCGGCCAGTCGGAGGCCATCGCCCGCAACCTGCTGGAAATGGCCGAACTCAAGGTGCCGATCATCTGCACGGTGATCGGCGAAGGCGGCAGCGGAGGCGCACTGGCGATCGGCGTCGGCGACCGCACCCTGATGCTCGAGTACGGCACCTACTCGGTGATCACCCCGGAAGGCTGCGCCTCGATCCTGTGGCGCGATGCCGGCAAGGCCAAGGATGCGGCCGAGCAACTGGGCCTGACTGCCAAGCGCCTGCTGGGGCTGGGCCTGATCGACAAGCTGGTGCGCGAACCGACCGGCGGCGCGCATCGCAACCCGGTGCAGATGGCCAAGCGACTGAAGGCCGTGCTGCTCAACGAACTGGATGCGCTTGAAGGCATGCCAATCGACGACTTGCTGCAACGCCGCTACGAGCGCCTGCGCGGCTACGGCGCCTACGACACCGCTTCCTGACGCCGATGCGCGCGCCGTTGGCCGATGTGGTCCGGCGCGACGATCGTCGTGGCGTGCTGGTCGGCTTCAGCGGCGGACTGGATTCCACTGTCCTCTTGCACCTGCTCGCAGCGAATGCCGACATTCGCCGCAAGGGCCTGCGCGCGATCCATGTGCATCACGGATTGCATCCGCATGCCGAGGCATGGGCTGCGCACTGCCAGCAAACCTGCGATGCGCTGGGCGTGCCGCAGTCGATTTTCCAAGTCGAGGTAGATCGCGCATCGGGACTCGGGCTGGAAGGCGCGGCGCGTGACGCGCGCCATCGTGCATTCGCAGAGGCATTGGACGATGACGAAATCCTCGCCCTCGCCCACCATCGCGAGGACCAGGCCGAGACCTTCCTGCTGCGCGCCTTGCGTGGCTCCGGCGTGGACGGTCTGGCGTCGATGCGGCCGTGGCGCGCGCATGCGAACGGCTGGCTGTGGCGGCCGTTGCTGGATGTCCCGCGCGATGCGCTCACCGCTTATGCGCACGAGAACGGGCTGCAATGGATCGAGGATGCAAGCAACGGCGATCCACGCTTCGATCGCAACTTCCTGCGCCATGCGGTGATGCCGCTGCTGCGCCAGCGCTGGCCGCAGGCGAGCGACAGCCTGGCGCGCTGTGCGGGATTGAATGCACAGGCCGTCGAACTGCTCGACGCAGATGACGTATCCGCATTGCTGCGTACGATGCGCGATGAATACACGCTCGACATCGACGCGCTGCGTGCGATCCCGCGCGAGCGACGCGCACGCGTGCTGCGTCGCTGGATCGGCGGGCTCGGCTTGCCGCCGCTGCCGGGCAACGGCATCGCCCGCATCGAAGCCGACCTCCTCGACGCACGACGCGATGCCGAGGCCTGCTTCACATGGTCCGCCACGCGCATCCGTCGCTGGCGCGCGCTGCTGCATGTCGACTCCATGCGCGATCCGGTGCTCGCGCACTGGACGCAGCCATGGGACGGCGCGGTGCCACTGCGGTTGCCGACCGGCGACACACTTTCGCTGCTCGGCGCTGATCGCTTCGACCAGCCATTGCAGGTGCATGCGCGGCAAGGTGGCGAACGCATCGTGTTGCCGGGCCGCGACCATTCGCATGCATTGAAGAACGTCCTGCGGGAGGTCGGCATCCCGCCCTGGCAGCGCGAACGCCTGCCGCTGCTGTCAGCGGCCGACGGCACGCTGCTGGCCGCCGGCGACGCCATTCTCTCGGCCCCCTTGGCCGACTGGTTGCACGCACGCCAAGCGCGGCTGCACTGGTCGGTGCTGGCGTAAACTTCGCGCATGGCCCGCAAAACGACTCCGCCGCAAGACACCTCGCCGGTTGCCGACTTCGAGCAATCGATGCAGTCGCTGGAAGACCTGGTCGCGCGCATGGAAAGCGGCGAGATGACCCTGGAGGAATCGCTGGCCGCCTACGAGCGCGGCGTCGGCCTGTATCGCAGTTGCCAATCCGCGCTGGAACAGGCGGAACTGCGCGTGCGCCTGCTCAGCGACCCGGCCAACCCCGACGATGCCCGCCCGTTCGACGCCAGCGAAGATGCCTGACGCGGCGTTCGCGGCTTGGCGCGCGCGCGTCGAGGTCGCGCTCGACCTCGCCCTGCCCGATCCTGCGACCTCGCCCGAACGCCTGTACGCGGCGATGCGCCACGGCGTTCTCAACGGCGGCAAGCGCATGCGTCCGTTGCTGGTTTTCGCAACGGGCACGGCCTTCGATGCCGATGAAGCAGCACTCGACGATGCCGCGGTCGCGGTCGAACTGATCCACTGCTATTCGCTGGTCCACGACGACCTTCCGGCGATGGACGACGATGTTCTCCGTCGCGGCCAGCCCACGGTGCATGTCGCCTTCGACGAAGCCACCGCGATCCTCGCCGGTGATGCGTTGCAGGCACTCGCCTTCCAAGCGCTGGCCGACGCACCGCTGGCGGCGGATCGTCGTGTCGGGATGCTGGCTGAACTCGCGCGCGCGGCCGGCGTGGCCGGCATGTGCGGTGGGCAGGCGCTGGACATCGATGCGACGGGAAAGTGGGGTCAGAGTGGCCTTTCACAGGAGAAAGGCCACTCTGACCCCACTTTCCTTCTCGCCGACCTGGAACGCCTTCACGCGCTGAAAACCGGTGCTCTCCTGCGCGCATCGGTTCGTCTCGGCGTGATCGCCGCCGGGGCCGACGCCGCCAGCCGCGACGCGCTGGATCGCTACGCCGATGCCCTCGGCCTCGCCTTCCAGATCCGCGACGACTTGCTCGATGTCGAAGGTGACGCCGCCACCCTCGGCAAGACCGCGGGCAAGGATGCGGCGCAGGACAAGGCCACCTTTCCTGCATTGCTCGGCATCGACGCCAGTCGCGCGCGCCTGGCCTCGCTGGCGGATACGATGCAGCAGGCGCTGTCGACGCTCGATGTCGATACCACCGCGTTGGCCGCGCTGGCCCGCCTCGTCGTCGAACGCGACCGCTGAGCCGCCGGCATGGCACGCCGCGCCTTCAAGCACCTGCAGGACCGCATCGACGCCGTCATGGCATCGGCCGCAGTGTGGTTCATGGACGCGTGGACGGTGGTCGAACGCGGCTGGCGGCGGCCGTTGTCGAAACTCGCACTGCGGCTGAAGTTCGCCTTCTATCCATTGCTCGCGGTCGCCGCGCTGGGCTGGCTGGGCTGGGACTGGACTCACGGGCGCAGCCTGGACGCGGCGGAAGACAGCCTGTTCGACAGCGTGGTGAAGCTGCGGCCGGTCGAGCCGAAACCGTCCGGCAAGACCGTGGTGGTGGAGATCGACGAATGCTCGATCGAATGGACGCGCGCGCAGGGGCTGGGCGGCTGGCCGTGGCCGCGCTCGGTGCATGCGGATCTGCTGGATGCGCTGGACCGCGCCGGGGTCAAGGCCGTCGGTGTGGATGTGCAATTCATCGACCGCGATCCTGACGATCCCGACGGCGATGGCATGCTCGATGCCGTCGCTGCTGGTGGCGAAGGCCGCTTCCTGTTCGCCGCTGAGCGGCAATCAGCCGACTTCGATGAAGGTGCGCAACTGCGGGCCTCTGCAGTTCCCGGTGCATTCCCTCTGGGAACAGATCCGACGGCGCAAGCGCAAAATCCGCTGGTCGCCATCTTGCCTCCCTACGGTGAAGCGATGGCACGGCACTCCGCGCTGGCCAATATCAGCCGGGGGCAGGATGGCGTACTGCGCGATGTCCCCCTGCACGAGGTGGCCGGCGACTGGGCGTTGCCCACTCTGCCATCGCGGGTGGCTGCGCAGGTGCAGAACAAGCCCACCTCGATCTACCCCGCGAAGCTTCGGGTGAACTGGCGCAAACACAACCGACTGCCCTACATCAGCGCGGCCGATCTACTGGCTGGCGAAGCGGTGTGCGACAAGGGCGCGAAACTGCCCAATCTGCGCGGCGCAGTGGCTTTGGTGGGTTACACCGCCGCCGGCATCAGCGACAGCAAGCCGACCCCGCTGAACCCCGCGATGCCGGGTGTGGAAATCTGGGCCGAAGCGACCGAGGCCTTGCTGCAGGACAGTGCGATCTGGATGCCGCCAACGTCATTCAAGTACCTGCTCGCGGCGCTGCTGGTCCTGCTCACCAGCTACGCGTTCTGGCGCGGCGAACCGCACGAGGATGTCGATGGCGTGTTCGTGGCCACCAACGTCAGCCTGCTGCTGATCGCCTTCCTTGGCCTGAGCTTCTTCGGCGTGTTCGTGGACATCTTCGCCAGCATCGGCTTCGTCAGCCTGTGCTTCGGCCTGTGCCGGCTGTACGCCGCGGTGCAGCGTGGCCGCGCGATCGGCAACAACGACTACCGCGACGAATACAACCCGCAGCGGCATCCCTGGCTGCTGATGGCGCGCCTGCGTTTCGTGCCGAATGGCGACATCGGCGAGTTCGCCGCGGTGCGCGGCAAGCGCGAGTACCGCCGCCTGCTGCGCCGGCAGCTGTATGCCGGCGGCGAGGCGGTGATGATCGAGGGCATCGTCGAGCGCAAGAGCTGGCTGCACGACATCCTCGACGACCTGATGCTGCTGATCTGGACCGGCACCGAGCGCACCCAGGCGCTGCATGCGGCCAAGCGCGAACTCGACCAGCTGTATCGCGACCTGAACGAAGGCGACCTGCGGCTGGAGGATCATGGCCGGGTCATGGTCTGCATTTCCGTTGCCGAGATCGACGACGACAACGACCTCACCAACCGCGGCGAGCGCATGCGCCTGCGCGAGTTGCTGGGACAGGACCTGAACGCGACCGACGAATGGCTGCTGGTCGCGGACAATCGCTATATTCTGCATCCGTCGCACACGCTGGAATTCAGCGAGGACGCGACGGACACCACCCACGCGGAAGGGGAAGATCGATGACGCGCAACACGATGCGATGGAGTGCCGCCGCACTGGCGGTGGCGGTATCCGGCCTGCTGCTGGCCGCCGATCCGATCACCCCGGCGACCGTGGCCAAGCCCTCGATCGAGGCTCATGCCAAGCCGGATTTCGCCGCACCCACCGTGGCCACGTTCAAGAAGAACGCGCCGGTCAAGGTCAGCGGCCAGCAAGGCCTGTGGTTCCAGTTGGCGCTGGACGGCGGCAAGACGGGCTTTGTGCGAGTCAATGACGTGCGCGTCGCCTACGGCAAGACCGAGACCGGCGGCGCCGCGAAGGCGCTATTCACCGGCAAGGCGGGCAAGGGTCGCGTCAGCGAGACCGCCAGCGTGCGCGGCATCGACGAAAGCGATCTCAAGGCCGCCAGTTTCAACGCCGTACAACTGAAGCTGATGGAGTCCTACCGGGCCACCCCGGAAGCCGCCGAACAGGCCGCTGCCAAGCGCGGCTGGACCGCGACGCAGGTGCCCTACGCGATCGAATACCAGCCGGGCAAGTCGAAGGGCAAGGGCGGCGCCACCCAGGCCGAGAAGCGCGAGCGCTTCGGGATGGCGCGCGGGCTGCTGTCTTCGGTCGGGGGCAGGCTGGGCTCTACCGCCGCCGCATCCGGCGACAAGCTGATCGGCAAGTCGGAAGACGAAGTCGCCCAGGAAGAACTGGAACTGGGGCCGATGATCGCCGGGCGCATCCTCGGTGCCGCGCCGCTGGTCAAGGATCCGGCGATGCAGAAGCGGGTCAACCTGATCGGCCGCTGGCTGGCCTCGCGCAGCAGCCGCCCGGAACTGCCATGGACCTTCGGGGTGATCGAGGATGGCGAGATCAACGCCTTCGCCGCGCCGGGTGGCTACATCCTGATCACCCGCGGCCTGTACCAGCTGCTTGGCAGCGACGACGAAGTGGCGGCGGTGCTGGGCCACGAGCTCAGCCACGTGGTCCAGCGCGACCATTACGAAGTGCTGCGCAAGCAGGAACTGCAGGGCGCGGGGCGCGATGCCGCATTGAGCCAGGTCAACACCGGCGGTGGCGTGGCCGGCAGCCTGGCGCGCGGCTACATCGAACGCAACGGCGCGGCGATCATGCTCACGCAGCTCGACCGCAACGCCGAATATCGCGCGGACCAGGCCGCCGGGATCTACCTGGCGCGCGCCGGCAGCAATCCGCTGGTGTTCTACGCGGTGCTGCAGAAGATGACCTCGCTCGGGTCGTCATCGGAGCGGCTGACCCAGCTGTACAAGACCCATCCCTCGCTGGACAAGCGCCTGGATGCGCTCGACAAGCAAGGCTACAAGGGCATGGAACCGTATCTGGACCGCTGATCGCGGCATGCTTTGCGGATGCAGAAAGGCCGGCTTGCGCCGGCCTTTCTCATTTTGCAAGGCACCGGCGAACCGGCGCATGCCACTCATCACTGGAACAGGCGGATCGTGACTGGATAGCGGTACGACTGGCCGTCGTAGGCCCTGAACGCGGCGATCAGCGTGCAGACGATCCACACCAGCGCCAGGATCCCCCACAACGGCAACGCCACGATGATGCCGATTCCCAGAGTGAAGATCACCAGCACGGTCAGCATCGCCGAGTACAGGAACATGCTGAGGTTGAAGTTCAGCGCTTCCCGCGCGTGTTCGGCGGCGAAGGCCGACTTGTCGCGCACCAGCATCCACACCACCATTGCTGCCACCGCACCGGCCACGCCGGCGACCCAACTGGTCAACAGCGCAGCGAGCAATGCCGCGACATGCGCGGCGGCCGCCCACTGGCGGTCGGTGAGGCTCGGGGACAGGGTCTGCACGCCGGTGGCGTTGCCACTTGATTCGTAGGTGCTGGTTTCCATCGTCGACTCCCACCGGAAACAGTCCGGCATGGGAGGGATGATGGAGGCACCGCGAGGGGTTGCAAGCCATCCGATGGCCCAATGCGGGCCACCGGCGACGAATGGCCGCCGGCGCGCGACGAACCGCGCAACACCGGCGACGAACGCGGCTTACTTGATCAGCCGCAGCGCGAACGGGTAGCGATAAGCCACGCCTTCATTGGCCTTCAGGCCGGCCATGATGCTCAGGATGATGCAGGCGACCCACGCCGCCAGGTTGATCAGCGCGCCGATCAGGATCACGGTCAGCACGATGCCGATCACGTAGACGATCAACAGGGTGATCTGGAAGTTCAACGCTTCCTTCGCCTGGTCGTTGAGGAAGCCCTTGTCGGCCTTGTCCTTGTTCACCAGCCAGATCACCAGCGGCACGATGAAGCCGAGCACGATGCCGGACAGGTGGGTGATCAGCGCCAGCGTCCGGTCTTCCTGCGAAGCGGCAGAGCTCGGCGGCGGCGGCGGCGGTACGGCGGTGGCGTCGTTGTGTTCCATCTGGCTTCCCCGGTGTTGCGCGTGCGCGCGGTTCTCGAAGCATAACGCGGGTTCGCGACGCAGCCGGCCACTCAGGCAGCCGTTGCGCGGCGCAGCAGCCCGGTCATCGGCGCGGTGCCGCGGCTTTCAGGAAACACCTGGTCGACCAATGCGGCATCGGCAATGCCGAGATGGTCGCGGAGGACGCCCTTGAACAGGCTGCGCATGTCGGTGGTGGCACGCAGGTCGCGACCGTCGTTGAGCTGCGCTTTGGCGATGCCGGGCCAGTCGCCGGCAATGCGCCCGCCCTGCACCGCGCCACCGGCCAGGAATGCCACGCCGCCGGTGCCGTGGTCGGTGCCACCGGTGCCATTGATCGCGGCGGTGCGGCCGAATTCGGTGACGATGGCGACCACTGTGTTGTTCCAGGTCGACAGCGCGCCGTCACGGAATGCCTTCAACCCCGCATCCAGTTCGCCGAACTTGCGGTTGAGCACGCCGAGCGCGTTGTTGTGGGTGTCCCAGCCGGTGTCCTCGACGAAACCGATGCGCGGGCCGTCGGCAGCGGACATGAAGCGCGCAGCCGACGCCATCGCCTGCGGCAAGCGCAGGCCGGCCTGGCCACCGCGACCCGCGGCCATGTCGCCCACGTCGCTGTCGATCGCGGCAAACGTCGCGGCCAACGCCGGATCCGCTGCATACAGCAGTTGCAATTGCTGCCACAGGATCGGGTCGAGTCGTTCCGGCATCGGCGGCGACCAAGTGGCGACCTCGGCCTTGCCGCGCATCGCCAGCGGCAGCACCGACGAGATCGCCAGGCCCTTGCTGCCGGGCACGCCCGCCACGCAACGATTCAACCAACCGGTGCTGCCGCCGCTGCCGGACGTGCCGTTCTCCACGCAGTCCTGCGCCTCGAAATGCGAGCGCTGGCGATACGGCGGCGCAATCGCGACGACCGGCAGCAGCGACTTTCCGGCGTAAAGCTGCGCCATGAACTCGAGTCGCC of the Thermomonas carbonis genome contains:
- a CDS encoding SpoIIE family protein phosphatase → MEPMPMPAAPPASSADVRVPWHASLRTRLMLWVGLLLALLLLAGFATAFYAARERVIADAEARTRYEARQAADRLDATMRSVRVSGEAMIELSNRVTLTRAELLEAMEAMLDANPATVGGLVALEPGVLADRAPLAQYVGIAARGVPDRDLLADGYDLAGREWYQRTLQATAPWWSEPYFNETAGGRYMTTLNLPLRDRDARRIGMVSLDVPVQALSSSLESLRMVAGQRTALFAPEGTIAVHPERGIAFAHDLPGYIASAGRNDLAPMEAARAQQRALQFTHSDPRSSLVRYSVLQPVGESGWTLQLSLGRGAMLSGLDSAMRMLGLIGGLVALLAALAVLRLARRITVPLTELTTSAGHFANGEFDWPVPHDTRGDEVGVMARALERARDSIRQQLDEIGRYAAEQQKLQSELDIARGIQMSMLPRDRDFASGDIRYRLQARLEPAKAVGGDFHGHFLQGDDRLWFVVGDVSDKGVPAALFMARVVTVLEVATAASDAPDRVLADAARHLSENNETCMFATVLCGVLDLATGDLAIASAGHDAPLLRHADGRIELIPLESGPALGFDAADAYAVWRGRLQPGDLLFAWTDGVTEAFDGDDLAFGEQRMHDAVCAADGAADACDGMLIAVHAFASGVAQSDDITVFGIDCTSQHGQAAWSMALHVPGERGRLADALAGIEEHLHANGIDKARIHDVQLIVEELLCNVMDHGAAAGADAMRLDATIDDGRIILDIRDNGTAYDPLTHPAPDLDADLDDRPIGGLGIHLVRELSQDARYHRDDGWNHMRVVLDATLPPT
- the tilS gene encoding tRNA lysidine(34) synthetase TilS, with protein sequence MRAPLADVVRRDDRRGVLVGFSGGLDSTVLLHLLAANADIRRKGLRAIHVHHGLHPHAEAWAAHCQQTCDALGVPQSIFQVEVDRASGLGLEGAARDARHRAFAEALDDDEILALAHHREDQAETFLLRALRGSGVDGLASMRPWRAHANGWLWRPLLDVPRDALTAYAHENGLQWIEDASNGDPRFDRNFLRHAVMPLLRQRWPQASDSLARCAGLNAQAVELLDADDVSALLRTMRDEYTLDIDALRAIPRERRARVLRRWIGGLGLPPLPGNGIARIEADLLDARRDAEACFTWSATRIRRWRALLHVDSMRDPVLAHWTQPWDGAVPLRLPTGDTLSLLGADRFDQPLQVHARQGGERIVLPGRDHSHALKNVLREVGIPPWQRERLPLLSAADGTLLAAGDAILSAPLADWLHARQARLHWSVLA
- a CDS encoding acetyl-CoA carboxylase carboxyltransferase subunit alpha — encoded protein: MNPNYLDFEQPIADLEAKIQELRHASNGPAVNVDAEVHTLKEKLRKRTATIFRDLTPWQVSQLARHPARPYTLDYLRVICDEFEELAGDRAFADDNAIVGGLARIDGRPVMVIGHEKGRDTKAKVRRNFGMPKPEGYRKALRLMKMAERFGLPILTFIDTAGAWPGIDAEERGQSEAIARNLLEMAELKVPIICTVIGEGGSGGALAIGVGDRTLMLEYGTYSVITPEGCASILWRDAGKAKDAAEQLGLTAKRLLGLGLIDKLVREPTGGAHRNPVQMAKRLKAVLLNELDALEGMPIDDLLQRRYERLRGYGAYDTAS
- a CDS encoding CHASE2 domain-containing protein encodes the protein MARRAFKHLQDRIDAVMASAAVWFMDAWTVVERGWRRPLSKLALRLKFAFYPLLAVAALGWLGWDWTHGRSLDAAEDSLFDSVVKLRPVEPKPSGKTVVVEIDECSIEWTRAQGLGGWPWPRSVHADLLDALDRAGVKAVGVDVQFIDRDPDDPDGDGMLDAVAAGGEGRFLFAAERQSADFDEGAQLRASAVPGAFPLGTDPTAQAQNPLVAILPPYGEAMARHSALANISRGQDGVLRDVPLHEVAGDWALPTLPSRVAAQVQNKPTSIYPAKLRVNWRKHNRLPYISAADLLAGEAVCDKGAKLPNLRGAVALVGYTAAGISDSKPTPLNPAMPGVEIWAEATEALLQDSAIWMPPTSFKYLLAALLVLLTSYAFWRGEPHEDVDGVFVATNVSLLLIAFLGLSFFGVFVDIFASIGFVSLCFGLCRLYAAVQRGRAIGNNDYRDEYNPQRHPWLLMARLRFVPNGDIGEFAAVRGKREYRRLLRRQLYAGGEAVMIEGIVERKSWLHDILDDLMLLIWTGTERTQALHAAKRELDQLYRDLNEGDLRLEDHGRVMVCISVAEIDDDNDLTNRGERMRLRELLGQDLNATDEWLLVADNRYILHPSHTLEFSEDATDTTHAEGEDR
- a CDS encoding polyprenyl synthetase family protein, coding for MPDAAFAAWRARVEVALDLALPDPATSPERLYAAMRHGVLNGGKRMRPLLVFATGTAFDADEAALDDAAVAVELIHCYSLVHDDLPAMDDDVLRRGQPTVHVAFDEATAILAGDALQALAFQALADAPLAADRRVGMLAELARAAGVAGMCGGQALDIDATGKWGQSGLSQEKGHSDPTFLLADLERLHALKTGALLRASVRLGVIAAGADAASRDALDRYADALGLAFQIRDDLLDVEGDAATLGKTAGKDAAQDKATFPALLGIDASRARLASLADTMQQALSTLDVDTTALAALARLVVERDR
- a CDS encoding exodeoxyribonuclease VII small subunit, which codes for MARKTTPPQDTSPVADFEQSMQSLEDLVARMESGEMTLEESLAAYERGVGLYRSCQSALEQAELRVRLLSDPANPDDARPFDASEDA
- a CDS encoding DUF1501 domain-containing protein, which codes for MTLDRRRFLALSGSVAMLSLLPRFALAASSTTDTRFLLVLLRGGMDGLHALQPFGDPGFAALRGAFARADGQPAAHRLDADFALHGRLEFMAQLYAGKSLLPVVAIAPPYRQRSHFEAQDCVENGTSGSGGSTGWLNRCVAGVPGSKGLAISSVLPLAMRGKAEVATWSPPMPERLDPILWQQLQLLYAADPALAATFAAIDSDVGDMAAGRGGQAGLRLPQAMASAARFMSAADGPRIGFVEDTGWDTHNNALGVLNRKFGELDAGLKAFRDGALSTWNNTVVAIVTEFGRTAAINGTGGTDHGTGGVAFLAGGAVQGGRIAGDWPGIAKAQLNDGRDLRATTDMRSLFKGVLRDHLGIADAALVDQVFPESRGTAPMTGLLRRATAA
- a CDS encoding DUF4870 domain-containing protein → MEHNDATAVPPPPPPSSAASQEDRTLALITHLSGIVLGFIVPLVIWLVNKDKADKGFLNDQAKEALNFQITLLIVYVIGIVLTVILIGALINLAAWVACIILSIMAGLKANEGVAYRYPFALRLIK
- a CDS encoding M48 family metalloprotease, with product MTRNTMRWSAAALAVAVSGLLLAADPITPATVAKPSIEAHAKPDFAAPTVATFKKNAPVKVSGQQGLWFQLALDGGKTGFVRVNDVRVAYGKTETGGAAKALFTGKAGKGRVSETASVRGIDESDLKAASFNAVQLKLMESYRATPEAAEQAAAKRGWTATQVPYAIEYQPGKSKGKGGATQAEKRERFGMARGLLSSVGGRLGSTAAASGDKLIGKSEDEVAQEELELGPMIAGRILGAAPLVKDPAMQKRVNLIGRWLASRSSRPELPWTFGVIEDGEINAFAAPGGYILITRGLYQLLGSDDEVAAVLGHELSHVVQRDHYEVLRKQELQGAGRDAALSQVNTGGGVAGSLARGYIERNGAAIMLTQLDRNAEYRADQAAGIYLARAGSNPLVFYAVLQKMTSLGSSSERLTQLYKTHPSLDKRLDALDKQGYKGMEPYLDR
- a CDS encoding DUF4870 domain-containing protein, producing METSTYESSGNATGVQTLSPSLTDRQWAAAAHVAALLAALLTSWVAGVAGAVAAMVVWMLVRDKSAFAAEHAREALNFNLSMFLYSAMLTVLVIFTLGIGIIVALPLWGILALVWIVCTLIAAFRAYDGQSYRYPVTIRLFQ